A window from Physeter macrocephalus isolate SW-GA chromosome 11, ASM283717v5, whole genome shotgun sequence encodes these proteins:
- the GEMIN2 gene encoding gem-associated protein 2 isoform X2: MRWVGQAGLETMAWVPAESAVEELMPRLLPVEPCDLTDSFDPNVPPRTPQEYLRIEAAQCPDVVVAQIDPKKLKRKQSVNVSLSGCQPAPEGYSPTLQWQQQQVAQFSTVRQSVNRHRSHWKSQQLDSNVTMPKSEDEEGWKKFCLGERLCAEGAVGPAASESPGIDYVQIGFPPLLSIVSRMNQATVTSVLEYLSNWFGERDFTPELGRWLYALLACLEKPLLPEAHSLIRQLARRCSEVRLLVDSKDDERVPALNLLICLVSRYFDQRDLADEPS; encoded by the exons ATGCGCTGGGTGGGACAGGCGGGGTTGGAAACCATGGCGTGGGTACCTGCGGAGTCTGCAGTGGAAGAGTTGATGCCCCGGCTGTTGCCAGTGGAGCCCTGCGACTTGACAGACAGTTTTGATCCCAACGTACCTCCGAGGACTCCCCAAGAATACCTAAG gatCGAAGCAGCTCAATGTCCAGATGTTGTGGTAGCTCAAATTGacccaaagaaattgaaaaggaagCAAAGTGTGAATGTTTCT CTTTCAGGATGCCAACCTGCTCCTGAAGGATATTCCCCCACTCTTCAGTGGCAACAGCAGCAAGTGGCACAGTTTTCAACTGTTCGGCAG AGTGTGAACAGACATAGAAGTCACTGGAAATCACAGCAGTTGGATAGTAATGTGACCATG ccaaaATCTGAAGATGAAGAAGGCTGGAAAAAATTTTGTCTGGGTGAGAGGTTATGTGCTGAAGGGGCTGTTGGACCAGCTGCAAGTGAAAGTCCTGGAATCGATTATGTACAG attggTTTTCCTCCCTTGCTTAGTATTGTTAGCAGAATGAATCAG GCAACAGTAACTAGTGTCTTGGAATATCTGAGTAATTGGTTTGGAGAAAGAGACTTTACTCCAGAATTG GGAAGATGGCTTTATGCTTTATTGGCTTGTCTTGAAAAACCTTTATTACCGGAGGCTCATTCACTGATTCGGCAGCTTGCAAGAAGGTGCTCTGAAGTGAGGCTTTTAGTG gaCAGCAAAGATGATGAGAGGGTTCCTGCTTTGAATTTGTTAATCTGCTTGGTTAGCAG
- the GEMIN2 gene encoding gem-associated protein 2 isoform X3 — translation MRWVGQAGLETMAWVPAESAVEELMPRLLPVEPCDLTDSFDPNVPPRTPQEYLRRVQIEAAQCPDVVVAQIDPKKLKRKQSVNVSLSGCQPAPEGYSPTLQWQQQQVAQFSTVRQSVNRHRSHWKSQQLDSNVTMPKSEDEEGWKKFCLGERLCAEGAVGPAASESPGIDYVQATVTSVLEYLSNWFGERDFTPELGRWLYALLACLEKPLLPEAHSLIRQLARRCSEVRLLVDSKDDERVPALNLLICLVSRYFDQRDLADEPS, via the exons ATGCGCTGGGTGGGACAGGCGGGGTTGGAAACCATGGCGTGGGTACCTGCGGAGTCTGCAGTGGAAGAGTTGATGCCCCGGCTGTTGCCAGTGGAGCCCTGCGACTTGACAGACAGTTTTGATCCCAACGTACCTCCGAGGACTCCCCAAGAATACCTAAGGCGGGTCCA gatCGAAGCAGCTCAATGTCCAGATGTTGTGGTAGCTCAAATTGacccaaagaaattgaaaaggaagCAAAGTGTGAATGTTTCT CTTTCAGGATGCCAACCTGCTCCTGAAGGATATTCCCCCACTCTTCAGTGGCAACAGCAGCAAGTGGCACAGTTTTCAACTGTTCGGCAG AGTGTGAACAGACATAGAAGTCACTGGAAATCACAGCAGTTGGATAGTAATGTGACCATG ccaaaATCTGAAGATGAAGAAGGCTGGAAAAAATTTTGTCTGGGTGAGAGGTTATGTGCTGAAGGGGCTGTTGGACCAGCTGCAAGTGAAAGTCCTGGAATCGATTATGTACAG GCAACAGTAACTAGTGTCTTGGAATATCTGAGTAATTGGTTTGGAGAAAGAGACTTTACTCCAGAATTG GGAAGATGGCTTTATGCTTTATTGGCTTGTCTTGAAAAACCTTTATTACCGGAGGCTCATTCACTGATTCGGCAGCTTGCAAGAAGGTGCTCTGAAGTGAGGCTTTTAGTG gaCAGCAAAGATGATGAGAGGGTTCCTGCTTTGAATTTGTTAATCTGCTTGGTTAGCAG
- the GEMIN2 gene encoding gem-associated protein 2 isoform X5 — MRWVGQAGLETMAWVPAESAVEELMPRLLPVEPCDLTDSFDPNVPPRTPQEYLRRVQIEAAQCPDVVVAQIDPKKLKRKQSVNVSLSGCQPAPEGYSPTLQWQQQQVAQFSTVRQSVNRHRSHWKSQQLDSNVTMPKSEDEEGWKKFCLGERLCAEGAVGPAASESPGIDYVQIGFPPLLSIVSRMNQATVTSVLEYLSNWFGERDFTPELGRWLYALLACLEKPLLPEAHSLIRQLARRCSEVRLLVDSKDDERVPALNLLICLVSRARTCVPCIGRQILNHCATRELRLLDFSLMFYFCSSMLKILVSNNINIIFGFIL; from the exons ATGCGCTGGGTGGGACAGGCGGGGTTGGAAACCATGGCGTGGGTACCTGCGGAGTCTGCAGTGGAAGAGTTGATGCCCCGGCTGTTGCCAGTGGAGCCCTGCGACTTGACAGACAGTTTTGATCCCAACGTACCTCCGAGGACTCCCCAAGAATACCTAAGGCGGGTCCA gatCGAAGCAGCTCAATGTCCAGATGTTGTGGTAGCTCAAATTGacccaaagaaattgaaaaggaagCAAAGTGTGAATGTTTCT CTTTCAGGATGCCAACCTGCTCCTGAAGGATATTCCCCCACTCTTCAGTGGCAACAGCAGCAAGTGGCACAGTTTTCAACTGTTCGGCAG AGTGTGAACAGACATAGAAGTCACTGGAAATCACAGCAGTTGGATAGTAATGTGACCATG ccaaaATCTGAAGATGAAGAAGGCTGGAAAAAATTTTGTCTGGGTGAGAGGTTATGTGCTGAAGGGGCTGTTGGACCAGCTGCAAGTGAAAGTCCTGGAATCGATTATGTACAG attggTTTTCCTCCCTTGCTTAGTATTGTTAGCAGAATGAATCAG GCAACAGTAACTAGTGTCTTGGAATATCTGAGTAATTGGTTTGGAGAAAGAGACTTTACTCCAGAATTG GGAAGATGGCTTTATGCTTTATTGGCTTGTCTTGAAAAACCTTTATTACCGGAGGCTCATTCACTGATTCGGCAGCTTGCAAGAAGGTGCTCTGAAGTGAGGCTTTTAGTG gaCAGCAAAGATGATGAGAGGGTTCCTGCTTTGAATTTGTTAATCTGCTTGGTTAGCAG agctcgaacctgtgtgccctgcattggcaggcagattcttaaccactgtgccaccagggaa TTAAGActacttgatttttctttaatgttttatttctgttcttctatGCTCAAAATTCTGGTTTCTAATAATATTAACATAATTTTTGGCTTTATCCTGTAA
- the GEMIN2 gene encoding gem-associated protein 2 isoform X1 has product MRWVGQAGLETMAWVPAESAVEELMPRLLPVEPCDLTDSFDPNVPPRTPQEYLRRVQIEAAQCPDVVVAQIDPKKLKRKQSVNVSLSGCQPAPEGYSPTLQWQQQQVAQFSTVRQSVNRHRSHWKSQQLDSNVTMPKSEDEEGWKKFCLGERLCAEGAVGPAASESPGIDYVQIGFPPLLSIVSRMNQATVTSVLEYLSNWFGERDFTPELGRWLYALLACLEKPLLPEAHSLIRQLARRCSEVRLLVDSKDDERVPALNLLICLVSRYFDQRDLADEPS; this is encoded by the exons ATGCGCTGGGTGGGACAGGCGGGGTTGGAAACCATGGCGTGGGTACCTGCGGAGTCTGCAGTGGAAGAGTTGATGCCCCGGCTGTTGCCAGTGGAGCCCTGCGACTTGACAGACAGTTTTGATCCCAACGTACCTCCGAGGACTCCCCAAGAATACCTAAGGCGGGTCCA gatCGAAGCAGCTCAATGTCCAGATGTTGTGGTAGCTCAAATTGacccaaagaaattgaaaaggaagCAAAGTGTGAATGTTTCT CTTTCAGGATGCCAACCTGCTCCTGAAGGATATTCCCCCACTCTTCAGTGGCAACAGCAGCAAGTGGCACAGTTTTCAACTGTTCGGCAG AGTGTGAACAGACATAGAAGTCACTGGAAATCACAGCAGTTGGATAGTAATGTGACCATG ccaaaATCTGAAGATGAAGAAGGCTGGAAAAAATTTTGTCTGGGTGAGAGGTTATGTGCTGAAGGGGCTGTTGGACCAGCTGCAAGTGAAAGTCCTGGAATCGATTATGTACAG attggTTTTCCTCCCTTGCTTAGTATTGTTAGCAGAATGAATCAG GCAACAGTAACTAGTGTCTTGGAATATCTGAGTAATTGGTTTGGAGAAAGAGACTTTACTCCAGAATTG GGAAGATGGCTTTATGCTTTATTGGCTTGTCTTGAAAAACCTTTATTACCGGAGGCTCATTCACTGATTCGGCAGCTTGCAAGAAGGTGCTCTGAAGTGAGGCTTTTAGTG gaCAGCAAAGATGATGAGAGGGTTCCTGCTTTGAATTTGTTAATCTGCTTGGTTAGCAG
- the GEMIN2 gene encoding gem-associated protein 2 isoform X4, with protein sequence MRASLCCGLSCCGAQAPDAQAQRPWLTGPAALRHVGPSQTGARTRFPCIGGRTRNHRATREALSFIFKLSGCQPAPEGYSPTLQWQQQQVAQFSTVRQSVNRHRSHWKSQQLDSNVTMPKSEDEEGWKKFCLGERLCAEGAVGPAASESPGIDYVQIGFPPLLSIVSRMNQATVTSVLEYLSNWFGERDFTPELGRWLYALLACLEKPLLPEAHSLIRQLARRCSEVRLLVDSKDDERVPALNLLICLVSRYFDQRDLADEPS encoded by the exons atgcgggcctccctctgttgtggcctctcctgttgcggagcacaggctccggacgcgcaggctcagcggccatggctcacgggcccagccgctctgcgacatgtgggaccttcccagaccggggcgcgaacccggttcccctgcatcggcgggcggacgcgcaaccaccgcgccaccagggaagccctatcctttaTTTTTAAG CTTTCAGGATGCCAACCTGCTCCTGAAGGATATTCCCCCACTCTTCAGTGGCAACAGCAGCAAGTGGCACAGTTTTCAACTGTTCGGCAG AGTGTGAACAGACATAGAAGTCACTGGAAATCACAGCAGTTGGATAGTAATGTGACCATG ccaaaATCTGAAGATGAAGAAGGCTGGAAAAAATTTTGTCTGGGTGAGAGGTTATGTGCTGAAGGGGCTGTTGGACCAGCTGCAAGTGAAAGTCCTGGAATCGATTATGTACAG attggTTTTCCTCCCTTGCTTAGTATTGTTAGCAGAATGAATCAG GCAACAGTAACTAGTGTCTTGGAATATCTGAGTAATTGGTTTGGAGAAAGAGACTTTACTCCAGAATTG GGAAGATGGCTTTATGCTTTATTGGCTTGTCTTGAAAAACCTTTATTACCGGAGGCTCATTCACTGATTCGGCAGCTTGCAAGAAGGTGCTCTGAAGTGAGGCTTTTAGTG gaCAGCAAAGATGATGAGAGGGTTCCTGCTTTGAATTTGTTAATCTGCTTGGTTAGCAG